The DNA region AATTTCCAGAGCTAAGTAAAATACTACTCACATCACTAACATTATCATAGGACATCAATGCATTTGCCATggcaaagaaataaaaaacaaaacactAAAACAGCTGCAGTATCAAGAATCAAGAACTTCACTATGATTGTTTTACATATGGGGAAAACTTGTATTTATAGTAGATgtgaaatattattttaatcagTCAGTATAGAACTGGTTACATGAACTAAATACTGAAACTAATAACGTCAGTAGAAAAAAGATTGGATAGAATAAATATAAGGTACACATGGAAGTCATGAAGGATTATGAATTAGAAAAGACCTTTCAAAAGTATGGAAACTTGAATCTAAATTGAATGACAATACATAGAAACCACTACCATAAAACTAACAACTACACACAATTAGGCAGAATTGTCAATCAAACTTGTAACACACCattgatgttgataattgaTAATAATTAAAACTGAAATGACAGAATTggtacaattttttttgatCAAACAGATACTggaattaataaaataaataagaaattgTACTGTCTAATCAACCCAACGTGCAAAAAGATATTGTATACTCCAAATAAGAAAATGTTGGAAGGAAATATCATATGACTGCAGTCAAATGATGAAAGGAAAACACCACATAAAGAATAAGGAAGAAGACCTAGAGGATGAAAAGAGAATACATAAAGAAATTGACATAACGCACGCACCATAAATCTGGAAATCGATCTACACGCAAAATCGTGAACAGCACACAGACCGGGTTTCAGAGACAACTCGATGGATTCAGTAATAAGCTTGTAATTTGGGTACAACTGCAGATCGTGTGAAACTCATAGGTTGAATGATAGGATAACAaagatgaatgaatgaatgggGGGCTGGGCTGTAAAACAAATCATGACACTTGAAATACAATAAGAAAttcttttatattaaaaattattttattttaatatagaaaAACTTagaggaataaaaaataaaaaatttcaaagtaTTTCAATTTCACTTTGAAAAACAGCTACAGCAACAGAGATACATAAAGTTAAATTAaggtatagtttttttttttttaaatttgaaaatatttgaaattgaaatctaATTTAATTGATAATTTACAAATGTCTTAGTTTGAAAAGTTATTTATAGATACATTTCACAGAGACATCCTAATAAGTTACAACATTTTACCACATATAATTAAGTTAAAATTAAGGGAAGACAAAATGGCAAGATGAAAAGATGTGATTGGGTATAAAACTGTTTATATTGTCAGTATACTaattaaattcattttttgttGATTGGAAAAAATAAGTATTGATTAAAGGAATTAAGGAAAGTAACATTATCCTCTGGTTGAATgactatttaaaaaataataattatttaaaaagataATTTATATTGATTTGTCTTTTGTGACTTCATGAGATTCAAGAATGAAGACTCAAATTTATTATGCATGGTTGATTGACATGAGCATAGGATGTGTAAATAATTCTACAGCttgatttttcatttaattGACATTTGGTCCTTATTATATGACCCAGGAAACAGTGAGGAAAAGAAGATTGTGATTGAATCGAACGTTGACAAGCATATAGACCATAAAGTAAGACCCATGCAGTTACCTATAATTAGGGGGGGGGGGTATGCCATGTTTGATCCATTCAGATTTTTCTCCCAGTTTGTCTTATTTTGCTTAATGCCTTCGTTGCCTTCTATGAAAAATAAGTGTTTGGCCTGCTACTTTTTTTGTAATTACTGATAATATCAACTGATTTTGCCTAGGAATCTATTCATTCAATTTGGAATCTAACATCAGATTCTGAGTCATGCCATGATCATAGCCCAAAAGGAGAAGATCATATTGATCAGGTGGAAACTTCTCAGCAGCAAATATCTCAAATCCTTGGTGAAGGAGAACGTGGGGATGGAATTTCCCTTGGCAAAGATGGAAAGTCTCCATCCAAAAAGACTTCAAAAGAAAAGTCTTTGCAAAAACAAATAGATACAGAAGGTTGTACACCAGTAAAAGGGAAGAAAATAAAGGGCAGTGCAAAGGGGAAAGGTACAAAACAAATTCTGAATATTCAAAAACAGATACAAGATATCACTCCAATCCCATCTTCATGCATGTGGATTTGAGATAGTTATTCCTTACCATTTTATGTGTGTGACATGTGGAAATGGAACAGATAATGATGGAGATGTGGAAGCTGCGGAGGAAGAAACTTTTGAAAAGCTTGTTGAACCAAATGTAAGAATGAAATGATTAAGGTTATAATAATTGCCTGAATTTTTTCATCAATCCCATGACTCTGAAACATGGATAATAACAATCAAAGGCCACATTGACTGTTTATATAGCCTATTAGCTTGGCATATGAGTTGTGCTTGCTGTTTGTAATTTGCAGGTTTCCTCCTCAATGCTGCCTTTGATGCTTTCTGAGAAAGTTCATCGTACAAAGGTTAGGTGATGACTATATGTGGTACATTTCCCTTTGGTATATGTTAAGTTATATAATTGTAAGGACCATATTTAATTACTGTAATGGGGATGAAAAATTCAGCAACAGAGGTTTCActattaaaaacaaataaaaatttgaGAGAAGAAAAGTTGCTAGTTTGGTTTGTAGTTTTGTTTTGAGTAGATAGTCATGCGACACATTGTAGCTTTCTTGTAATTGTATTAATTTTTCTCTTCGTAACTTCCTTATCCATGAGAAAGGAAATGAGCACTTGACAAAGAGCTTCTCTGCTTTTACAGGCACTTATTGAGTGTCAAGGTGACTCCATTTATCTGAGTGGTGATATGGGTGCTGTAGGTCGGGTTATTATTTCAGATGCTCCGTCTGGGGATCAGGAAATGTGCTTAGACTTGAAAGGTATTTTACATGTTGCGTTTTTAAGAAACAGCTGATCTTGTGCTTCAGGTTTTAAAAAAAGAAGTGGATATCCCAGACTCATAATCATAATACCTTACCTTTGAACTCTTTATTTTTTCCAGTTACTTTTATTTCTCCTTGAAGTTATATGCTGAGATAATCTTTCCATTATAAGCCTTCCACTTTCTGAGTTACTGATATACTACTTTTGTTTGATAGTGGTGACCTGTATGTATCTGATGGTTCATATTTTACTCATATTTTTCAGGAACAATATACAAAACAACTATAGTTCCTTGCCGGACGTTTTGTGTTGTATGTTATCTGCATTAAGCATCATGACCTTGATATTTTCTATTAGGACAATTAGCTTGTAGCTTGTTACTTTTATGATTAAGATATCGTACCTTTCAAATACCGCTTTTATATGAGCTTGTTATTTTTCCAGGTTAGCTTCGGACAGTCAGAGGCAAAGGTCTGTTGGTTATCTGTCTACTTATTTCCTCCCTTGACCTTGAGTCCCTTCtgctttt from Lotus japonicus ecotype B-129 chromosome 2, LjGifu_v1.2 includes:
- the LOC130737313 gene encoding DNA-binding protein BIN4-like produces the protein MKRCDWESIHSIWNLTSDSESCHDHSPKGEDHIDQVETSQQQISQILGEGERGDGISLGKDGKSPSKKTSKEKSLQKQIDTEGCTPVKGKKIKGSAKGKDNDGDVEAAEEETFEKLVEPNVSSSMLPLMLSEKVHRTKALIECQGDSIYLSGDMGAVGRVIISDAPSGDQEMCLDLKGTIYKTTIVPCRTFCVVSFGQSEAKIEGVMNDFIQLKPQSNVYEAETMVEGTLDGFFFDSDEEAGKMQKAAHQTDENEHAEEQTNGKSKGKADKTSGAVKKRGRSTGVKSQPKIVKKKAPAKRAKTKK